In Paenibacillus stellifer, the DNA window CAAAAAGACAAATATGCTATAAGTGGATTGACTCCCGTTGAGTCTAAGGATGTAAAACCCACACGAATTATGGAATGCCCGCTACAAATTGAAGCAATAGTAAAAAATATTCGAATTCCTGATCATTCCCCTAACTTTGCAATCATTGAGACACAAGCTGTGCATGTGCATGCTCACAAAGAAATTATCATTGAAGGAAATCATATCGACCCCCAAACATGGAGTCCCCTAATCTATAATTTTCGTCATTATTTCGGTCTTAGTCATCAGCTCGGTAAATCCTTTCGATCTGAAATTTAATGAACTGCTTAATCCCCAAGAGCTCCAGCCGTCTGTTAGGGCAAGTTTAATTAAACTCATATTGTGCCTTGAATCACATATGCCGAGTCTATATTTTTAAACTATAACCGCTAGTGAGGTCATGAAACATACCTGCCCCATTGGCGTTTGAATGCCCAGGAAAGGAACTTGAGGCTATGAAAATCCAGAATCGAGCATTTGATGACAGAAAATTTGATTTCGATCGTCTGTGGCAGTTTTTGGTTGATGATTATGCGGTAAGGCAAGAACGGTTCATTTGGACAATAGGGCGATTAGGCGGTTGGAAATTTGGGATCTGGAACGAGGAAAAGTACTTTCCCAGCTTTATGAGGAAAAATGCACAACTCTGGCTTAACAACTTCGACGAATTAATTGGCTTTGTGATATCCGAGAAAGGCGATAGTTACTTCAATGTTTTTGCAAGGAGAGGGTACGAGTTCCTCTATTCCGAAATGCTTCAATGGGCGATAACCAATTGGAACGACCGGAACGGGGCGTTAAGCACGGATGCACATGAAGACCATCATCTGTTGATGCAGGAGCTGGAGAAGGCAGGTTTTCGAAAAAAAGGGGTATCAGCCATAACCGGACAGTATCATTTGAGGGAGAAAGCGGCGGAAGGTATCGTGCTCCGTGAAGAGTATTCGGTTCAGGATATGCTGGCGAACCCGGACCTCCGAGGAAAGGCAACGCTAGGAATAAATGCCTGGAGCAACGGAACTCGAACAGAAGCGCTAAACAAACTGGATTTGCTGCAGTACGAGTATAACAGAGAAAGCCCGTGTTTTTCTCCCGGGTTTGATCTGTCGGTTGTGGATCAGGAGGGACGGCATCTATCTTCCTGTGTTGCCTTTGTCGATTACAAGAATAACTATGCCGAAATCGAAAAAGTCTGCACTCATACGGAATATAGAAGAAAGGGCCTGGCAGAGGCTGTTATCCGGAAGTGCTTCCATCGCTTGCATCAAAAAGGAATTGAATACGCTTATTTAACCGGCTTTGGTCCGGAAGCCCAAAACCTCTACAACAAGCTGGGCCCAGCCCAAAGTGTAAACTTGTTCAGCTACGTCTTAGGAGAGAACTAGTTTTGATTTTTTTCAAATAATTTCCTAACCTGATCGGCCATAAAATCCGTGGAATGCGGCATTTGATTACGAACCCACCACTCGACTACCCCGATAAAAGCAGACGTCATGAATTGGGCATTGATCTCATTCTCGACATCAGACTTATTGCCCTGCTTATTCAATTTATCCATAAGACTGACGGAGATAAATTGCTGCAGCCGGTCCCGGAATACAAAAGTCCTTTGATTCGAGAACATGGAAGAAAAGAACGGAAAGTGGTCTCGCAAATAATCAAAA includes these proteins:
- a CDS encoding GNAT family N-acetyltransferase; translation: MKIQNRAFDDRKFDFDRLWQFLVDDYAVRQERFIWTIGRLGGWKFGIWNEEKYFPSFMRKNAQLWLNNFDELIGFVISEKGDSYFNVFARRGYEFLYSEMLQWAITNWNDRNGALSTDAHEDHHLLMQELEKAGFRKKGVSAITGQYHLREKAAEGIVLREEYSVQDMLANPDLRGKATLGINAWSNGTRTEALNKLDLLQYEYNRESPCFSPGFDLSVVDQEGRHLSSCVAFVDYKNNYAEIEKVCTHTEYRRKGLAEAVIRKCFHRLHQKGIEYAYLTGFGPEAQNLYNKLGPAQSVNLFSYVLGEN
- a CDS encoding TetR/AcrR family transcriptional regulator — translated: MEHAVKTDRRILRTKQSITKSFLELFEEKDFEAITINDIAERANVNRGTIYLHYMDKYDLLDKCIEERINELISLCKRGDADEVNQELIHEPKPFFDYLRDHFPFFSSMFSNQRTFVFRDRLQQFISVSLMDKLNKQGNKSDVENEINAQFMTSAFIGVVEWWVRNQMPHSTDFMADQVRKLFEKNQN